In the genome of Deltaproteobacteria bacterium, the window TAAGGACATGTTGAGCGATGAAGAGATAAAAAATGTAATCCTTTATATAAGAAGCGATATATGTAAATGCAAATACCAGGGCAGCGGGAAATAGTCCATTACCGCTGATATATTTCAAAAGAGGAGGGGGATTATGCATTTAATGGGTTGGCTTGATGAAAGGACAGGGATAAAAGAATACTGGAAAAAAAAGAAGGCGCTCCTTATCCCAGACCATGTAACATTCTTTTACTGTTTCGGCGGAATATCCCTGACAATACTTTTCCTGCAATTAGTCAGCGGGCTTTTTATGACGCTCTTTTATGTGCCAAAGCCGGAAGAGGCATTCAAAAGCATCCTACGCATGAGCAGTGAAATTCCACTGGGCGGGCTTACACGAAATATGCACCGCTGGGGCGCGACAATCCTTATTGCAACAGTCATAACCCACATGTTCAATGTCTTTTATCACAAGGCATTTCAGAGGCCCAGAGAACTGAACTGGCTTTCAGGTTTTACCATGTTTATTGTGGTATTCCTGTTCAGCATTACAGGTATGATACTTCCATGGAACTGGACATCTTACTGGGTTCTTGTTATGTGGACTGATTATGTGGGCACATTCCCTGTAATCGGACAATTTCTTACAGGACCGCTTATTGAATATTTCAGCGTAGTCCGCAGTTTTGTTATACATGTACTTATTCTGCCGCTCATCTCGGCTGTATTTTTAATACTCCATTTCAAGATGGTAAAGAGGCACGGCATATCAGGACCGCTATAATATCATCTCATGGGATATTATTGTGGGGACAGATTTCAAATCCCCAGTTGCCATTCATAGGAGGAGGGAAAAAATGGACGAAAACAAAGACAAAGACCCAAGGTATGCCCCGCCGTATCCGCAGAACTTTCATCCGTTCTGGCCCAGACACGCATTAAAGGCAAGTCTGGTTGTATCGGTTGTTGTCTTATTGATTGTGGGACTTGCGTATTTTTATGGTCTTCCGTCAGATTACACTATGACAATCCCTGACGAAGGCATGTATATACCCGGTCCTGAGTGGTATTATCTCTTTTTCTTTCAGCCCTTCTGGTATTTAAAGGGCGGACTTGCAAAGTGGCAGTTTATTGCTACCTTTATAATACCGCTTCTTGTATTGACATTTACTGTCTTGATTCCATTTATCTTTAAGAAACTAAAACCAGTCAGTGGTTTTGGTTTAAAGGTTATCAGGATACTGCCGCCTGCCATTGTTTTTGCTGCGATCATGCTGGGCATTGTTTTTAGCGGCTACCATGCTAAATTGAACGGCTGTATAGCATGCCATAATATTCAGGCAGGCGTGAGGCATGACCTGCCGCCAATGAATGTTCTTGAATATTACAAAGGACATAAGCAGGTTCAGATAAAGGTGGGCAAGTACCGTGCAAGCAAATCAGGCACAGAAGGCGAATCTGTTATAGGTCAGGAGATAGAGACATATAAGGACGCTAACTGGCATATGCGGCATCTATATGAACCGACATTTACATGGTAATGAAAATGACTCGTCTCATTTTTCTCTGCATACTATTCACTATTCACTGTTCACTGTTCACTGTAGTAGCACACGCCCAGACAATCAAAGAATTCCCCATCCCTACAGCATACAGCCGTCCTGTTGACATAGCGGCTGCCTCCAGCGGTGATATATGGCTTGTGGAGGAAAGTGCAAATAAACTTGCAAGGTTTGATGTCCAAAAAGAGAGTTTTAAAGAGATTGACATACCATATAAAAATGCCGGACCATCCAGCATATCTATAAATGACGATGTTGTCTGGCTCACCCTTTCCCTTGATAACAGTATTGTAAGTTTCACTATTTCTTCAAAGACATTTAAAAGATTTCAGATACCAACCAATGATTCGGTACCTTATGGGGTTGCAGTTGATTCAAGTAGTATTGTCTGGTTCACTGAAAGAAATGCAAACAAGATTGGAAGGCTTGAACCGTCCACAGGCAAATTCAAGGAATATCCTGTTCCAACACAGAACAGCCAGCCTGCAGGCATTACAATAGGTCGTGACAGCATGATATGGTTCGCAGAGGCAAATGGAAATAAGATTGGCATGTTAGACCCTGCAGCAGGAAGCATAACGGAATATGAAATACTTACAAAATTTGCAAACGCATCACGAATAACAACAGATAATGAAGGCAATATCTGGTTTACAGAGCAGAGTTCAAATAAACTTGGTATGTTTAATGTATCAGCAAAAAAAATCAATAATGCCATTATACCAACACCTGCATCTGTGCCAACAGGCATAGCAGTAGATAAAAACAATATAGTTTGGTTCACTGAAAACAGAGGCAATAAGATAGGCAGATTTGACCCTCAAATACCGCTTTTTACAGAATACGAGATACCAACCCAGCGGAGCCTTCCGACAGGTATAACCATTGATAAAAATAGCACTGTATGGTTTACGGAGGTTGACAGGGATGCTAATAAACTGGGGATGATAAAAGACAGTCAGGGGTCAGGGGTTAAAAGTCAGGGGCCAGGGGATTTTTCTCCTATCAGGGAGAAAAATGGTCAGGAGTCAAGGAAAGAGACATTTAGCATAATCAGCGGTATAATCCTTATATCTGCTGCAATTATTATTCTGTATCTGTCAAGGAGACACAAGGGGAAATGAAAAAGGCATTAAGAACTGCTTACTGTTCACTGCTTACTGCTTACTTCTTACTTCTTACTGTTAACTGTCTTGCCGCTGATTCTGTTATCACATTTTATTCAATCCCCACGCCTGTTAGTTTTTCTGTCAGTATTACAACGGATACAAATGGCACAGTATGGTTTGCCCAGTTAAACACCAACAAAATAGCATCGCTGAATACGGAAACCTCTGTTTTTAAAGAATACAGCATACCTACAGCAAAGAGTTATCCTACAGATATTGTAAGCGATGCAAAAGGTATTATCTGGTTTGCACAGCAGGACGCAAACCAGATAGCGCGGTTTGACCCTAAGACATCAAATTTTCAGGAATATGAATCGCCGACCCCGCAGAGTCAGCCTTCACGGCTTGCAATAGATAAAACAGGCGGCATCTGGTTCACGGAATTTTTTGGGAATAAAATCGGAAGGCTCTTGCCGTCAACAGGCAAGTTCAAGGAGTATTCTATACCAACCCCAATGAGCCAGCCAATCGGGATAACTGTTGATAATAAAAGGATTGTCTGGTTTGTTGAAAGTCAGGGGAATAAACTCGGAAGGCTAAATCCGTCAAACGGCGAAATCAAGGAATTTCCTATTCCGTTTCCATTCTGCGTGCCGAATGAAATCGCATTGGATAAAAAAGGCAATATCTGGATTAGTGCAAGAAAAGACAGGAAACTCTTGATGTTCAATCCTGCCTCATCAAAATTCAAAGATTTTACCCTTCCAGGAAAAGGCGTGCCAGAAGGTATATCAGTTGATGAAAACAACAATATCTGGTATGCAGATAAACGGGGCAGCAAGGTTGGCAGATTAAACCCTGACACAGGCGAGTTTCTTGAATTTAATATAGGCATTGCCAATGGACAGCCGTTTGACATAACGATAGGACAAAAAAATAGTGTCCTGTTCACCGAACTAGTAGATAACAAAATCGGTAAGATTA includes:
- a CDS encoding cytochrome b N-terminal domain-containing protein, translated to MHLMGWLDERTGIKEYWKKKKALLIPDHVTFFYCFGGISLTILFLQLVSGLFMTLFYVPKPEEAFKSILRMSSEIPLGGLTRNMHRWGATILIATVITHMFNVFYHKAFQRPRELNWLSGFTMFIVVFLFSITGMILPWNWTSYWVLVMWTDYVGTFPVIGQFLTGPLIEYFSVVRSFVIHVLILPLISAVFLILHFKMVKRHGISGPL